The Anopheles maculipalpis chromosome 3RL, idAnoMacuDA_375_x, whole genome shotgun sequence genomic sequence TTGGGGTGGAGagtaaaaaatacacacgaCTATCTGGGGGTCACTCGGGGGGCAAATGGGGACGACGCGCcaaaataacaacagcaacaacaccaagaACCAGGGGCGCAAACTTTTGACCGAATGACGCAAGTGAACCTTCATCGAAAGATAAATGATAATGATTATGGtcaaataaaactgtgtgaTTCATGTCCgcatcagttttttttcccgtcGGCCCGTCTCCGTCGGCgttcatgtgtgtttgtgtgtgtgtgtttgttttcccacTTTTTCCTCACATTTTCTGTGTGGCGAATAGGAGAGCTTCCCCACAACCAGTAGTAATGGACGGACAGGGATTTTCCTGACGCACTTTTCCTCGGAACCATTTCCACCACCCAAGTCTGCCCACTCGTGTAGTTATAGTAGAATGCTgcgggaaaagaaaagcagaaaaaacgcacaaacaaaGGTTAAGGGTTACCAAGGTCTAACACCCGAACCCGGCTGCTATAAACTGGGGCGAGAAAAACCggccccaaaaacacacacacacacacgcagataCTAATCCGGGAACGAAGCACCCGAGGCGGGAAGGATTTGGAGTCACCGGAATGTCACCGGTTGCGGTGATCGGCATCCGTTGGTAGTGTGAGAGGCGTGTATTGAGAGCTACGGTGTACTCTTTCCCACGACCTTGCTGGGAAATGCTGTGAGGTGACTCTTGCTACCGCACGAAAGCACAAGCATCGGGTCGGTCGGTCTTTGTCTGACGCCGATGACGCAAATCGCCTGTCCCGGTGTGTCTCGGCCCACCGCGCGGAATCCTTCATTATCCTTGAGCACGACGGGAGTTGATAATCAGACCGGTTTTCTCGGCCCCGTTTGCCACCGCAAGGCCGTAGTAGTGTGTGTAAGAATGTGGAGTGGTTCGTGCGTCAAAAGTTACTGTGCTCTGTGTTgggagaacaaaaaagaagaaaagaaacgggTTGGGAAGCATTTATTATCACTTCGTCTTAGACTTGGTCTTGGAGCCTTATTTGAATCGGTATTGTCTTGTAACGAAATTGGAGTTTTGTCTTATCTtcgaaatttaaatatatcattcttttctttctcctcaTTAACTCTATTCTTAGCTAGTTGGGATCATTAGTTTCATCCTAATTTTGATCCGATCGAGATAATGATCAATACAATGATGGTGACGTGGGCCGTAGCGCTCTGTAGCTTAATGGCGTTGGAAGAGGCTGCATCTGCACTGCCAAGTAGCAGCGGTAGCAGCAGTAATAttggtagcagtagtagcagcagcagcagcagtagcagcagcttcCCTGTATTCGGTACTAAGCGATACGCTCGTTCCAATCTCCTTCCCTCGAGCGAATACAGTGGACAGGGTCTATCGCTTCCGGTGTATCGCTTGCCAAACGCACGGTACTACGACGCCCCAGTACAACCACAGTACTTTCCGTTTGCACCGTATCAACCACCATCCAGCAACGATTACTATGACGATGCCGGATATTACGGAGACAGTGGTAAGAGCTACTACTATCTGCCACAACCAGCACAACACCGTCGGTATCAGCGCAACAACGAGCGTTACACCTCTTACGGATTGCCAACGTATCGTGGCGAGTATAAGCCGACGCCTTACTACTACGCACACGGACCCAGCTACAGCTACTCCGATGATCACGAGTCAAGCAATCCGCTAGATGATTTGCACGAGGAAATGCTGCAGGAAGATGAGCGCGAGCGTGCACGTGATTACTACCCCGTCGGACAGGAGCAATGGTACGAAAGTCCTTCGAGACCAGATTCAGCATTCCTGCGAAACTTGATCCTGTACAACAGCCAGCTACAGAACTACGGACGTGGACGACAAATGCCACCAATGGACGTGTCCAACGAGGAAGACTTTGAGGAGTACGATGATGCTGAACCCGATTACGAGTACGATGTTCCGATTGCTGATGCTCGTCCAAGCTATGGTAACTTCTTCGGAAATGGCTACCGACCGGAGAGTTTGCCCTCCTTTGGACCAAGTGGAGCAGGGTCCACCGGTAGCAGTCGGAACACATTTAGCAAACTGAATAGTTTCCGTAACAGTATGGCGAAGAATCAAatcgatgaggatgatgaggaAGTGCAGGAGCTGAAATCGCTTATCCACCAGCAAAAGAATAGCCAACGGTTACCTCCGATGCTGATGGACAAGATGGCCCCATTCGTGCtgaagcagcaacagtatCCGGCAGCTGTCCAGAAACCGGTACAGCATCAACCACCGCAACCGTCatcccaacagcagcagcaagtacACCAGCGACAATCGAAACAACAGTTCCAGCAACTTCAACCACAGCAACAAGTACAACAGCGCCAAAAGGagctacagcagcaacaacaacaactaatgcttcagcagcaacagcagcagcagcaagaactGGAAGCCCAACAGCAACTGCAGAAGgaacagaagcagcagcaactgctCCGAACACTTTCCTCCGACTATCAACCGACGTACGAGGCGGACAACTGGCAGAAGGACAGCCCGAGCTACAATGCGTACGATTACGATGCGGACGAGTATGACGATTCCTGGAGCCATTGGGATCGCAAACGCAACGTGCAGCCAAAGAAGGCTACCTTCTCGTCCACTGCTACCACGACCACCAAAacgacgacaacaacgacgaaaAAACCGAAGATGGTTAGCACAACGGTAGCACCGATGGCAACGAAGTCTACCACCGCCTCGGCATCGAAGGCGGGCAATGGACAGAAGGAGGTAGTACTGCCGAGACCTACCAATCCGAGGAATCTATTCGCAGCGAACCTGATCCATGCGGTGGATGAGACGCGGATGCAGTTGGGCACGCAGAACACTGACGATGGATCCAAGCACAAAGATCCCAAGTCTAGCAAGATCTATGATGCGATCCGAGCTATGATGAACATGAAGCAAGATCTTGAGGTAGGTAGCAATAAGTTTACGGTGATTGATTGAGATTTTGAAGGTAATATTAAACTTATTTTTTCTTgatcttctctctctctctctctctctctctctctctctctctctctatttccctCTCTTCACAGGGTGCTGATCTTCGCCAGCAGCTCGAACATCAGAAGCAGCTAGCACACATCCACAAGCGATTCGTTTCGAACGAAGAATCGCTCGTACAGCAGCTGGACGGATTGAAGCGATCGGCTTAAACTTAATCCACCCCGTATAAACACACCGACATCGACACACTAAgtgagttttatttatttaaatttttaagtttttaagAACGATTTATATCACTGAAGCTGTTAGCCGTAGCTAGTGTTGGACGATAGAGACACTTCTTTAACAAACTGCTCAAACCTtttaggttttctttttctaaagTAACAATTTGTTCTACTAAGAAAAACTATACACAGCATCGAATGTAAAACACTATTGCTACTTTGCATCTTAGTTTCCAACAACTATTATGTGGATAGACGAATGTGGATAGTGAGgacttaaaaaaacaacacaaaaaaggttgAGACTGAAATCTTGTGTATATAAATAATGGGGAGTTAGTAAAAACTATATACAGCGGCTGCAAACAGCCAATTATACCAAGTTCGCAAAGCGAACCCTTGGCGGCGCTCGGTGTTGTCAGGAGATCCGATCCGGGAGACATAGATTCTTGTTATACATATTTATACAGACCGCATGTGATTGAAAGCTACAGAGaggagagagagtgtgtgtttggtggaatccaacaaaaaacagttgtatatttattttttaattgtgaacagccaacaaaaaatagcaaaagtgaCCATACCAATCCGCGTAACCCTCTGCGATGGCTAGCGCAACTGTGTAAGTTGGGATTAACAGTGCCTCCCCTTCAGGGGGCACGGACTGGGATCGTTACTTTTCCACACAGAGATAAAGAACGAGAGACCTTTTCCGCGTTTTGCCTGACTTTGCTACTTGATTTGCGAGGCTGTGAACCTCGTTTCGATTCTTCAGCTCTAAGGTAGTCTAGCCAACAATGTCAATTCACctttactttccttttttttgctaatgtCTGCAGAACACGCCAAAAGATGGTTAGAATTATATTTCCGTTTAGCGTACATTTAGCTGGTCGAAGAGAACGAAAAGCTCAAAATACTTATCGTTTGCAGGATTAGTAGAAAGAGCttcatcgcaaaaaaaagacgTTTTAGTGATGATGGttgcctgctgttgctgttgatgatgatctctcctttttttgttatatattACTATAAATCAGAAGATAAGCACCGCCTACCTTCCCGAGCAAGTGCAAACACACTCGTACATATATCAAGCAAAATGAtaacaaaaacattgaaataaGGCGAATGTGGAATGTGatggacaacaaaaaaaaaaaaaaagatccactCCCAGAGCACATAAACAAATGGGTGGAAAATCATCCACTGGACATTTGAACGGAACGTCGTAACACTTTCTAATGTAAGGGATCCACCAAAGCAGGCTCCAGCAGTTAGCGTGTACACAACCGTGTAAAGGACACGGCACACTTGTGTGGTTGAAAGTCCCTTCCAAATGGCAGCTAGCGCCCTAAGCAAACACAGAAAACTCGGAAGCTCCAAAGTCGGctccaaacgcacacacacacacacacacacaagcacgcgTCACAAAAGGCACCATGCGTGGCGGATGGATTCCGTGTTGGCAGGTAAGCCGGAGGACATAATCGCCTCAACACGATCATTGGTTAAAGTACCAACTCGTGTGCGAAGCGAAAGCgctttcgtttgtttcgtttgcagAAACGATTAAGCATTAGCTGCTGCTGTCACATCTGGAAACCCACCGTGGCGTGAtggtgtgcgagtgtgtgtgtgtgtgtgtcgatggAATCGTACGAGTAGAGGATGTATTAGATAATataaccaacaacaaaaatacacacacgggGAACTATTGTAAGGGCCAGTTCATGCGGAAACGTGTGCACTAAAAACGGTATTAGTCACTAAACAacacaagcaaagcaaacaaaattaactAACCGGTCTACATATTGATGTATAAGCAAACAATACATATGCTCATATTGCCAATAGAGAA encodes the following:
- the LOC126564307 gene encoding myb-like protein AA translates to MINTMMVTWAVALCSLMALEEAASALPSSSGSSSNIGSSSSSSSSSSSSFPVFGTKRYARSNLLPSSEYSGQGLSLPVYRLPNARYYDAPVQPQYFPFAPYQPPSSNDYYDDAGYYGDSGKSYYYLPQPAQHRRYQRNNERYTSYGLPTYRGEYKPTPYYYAHGPSYSYSDDHESSNPLDDLHEEMLQEDERERARDYYPVGQEQWYESPSRPDSAFLRNLILYNSQLQNYGRGRQMPPMDVSNEEDFEEYDDAEPDYEYDVPIADARPSYGNFFGNGYRPESLPSFGPSGAGSTGSSRNTFSKLNSFRNSMAKNQIDEDDEEVQELKSLIHQQKNSQRLPPMLMDKMAPFVLKQQQYPAAVQKPVQHQPPQPSSQQQQQVHQRQSKQQFQQLQPQQQVQQRQKELQQQQQQLMLQQQQQQQQELEAQQQLQKEQKQQQLLRTLSSDYQPTYEADNWQKDSPSYNAYDYDADEYDDSWSHWDRKRNVQPKKATFSSTATTTTKTTTTTTKKPKMVSTTVAPMATKSTTASASKAGNGQKEVVLPRPTNPRNLFAANLIHAVDETRMQLGTQNTDDGSKHKDPKSSKIYDAIRAMMNMKQDLEGADLRQQLEHQKQLAHIHKRFVSNEESLVQQLDGLKRSA